In Rhinolophus sinicus isolate RSC01 chromosome X, ASM3656204v1, whole genome shotgun sequence, a single genomic region encodes these proteins:
- the HMGN5 gene encoding high mobility group nucleosome-binding domain-containing protein 5 gives MPKRKAAGHGDMRQEPKRRSARLSAMPVPIMPELKPKRTSTTRKMKTKTDMMEKTTDTSTKTIVETTQEEVVKEYNENAENGEATIIEAPAPEKEREEVKEEKIEDIEEEGGKKTKTVAAEGKNEKDQKGDGEDQIKEEEKGEDAKEDKDGKDDEDGKKKEDGKEEEDQKENGDEKEGEDVKGKRVDKEEEDQKKKDEKQGEDGKGEREDGSESEGEKDKEDEEQGEDRKEDEDGKEGEDEKEDEDGKEEKHGKGEEHGKEEKDEDGNEEEDGKEKEDEKEGKDGKQEEDGKEKNEKGDRKDGRDGKEDKNKAEVEKEVAEKEEVKKGDGKKEESQSII, from the exons ATGCCCAAAAGAAAG GCCGCAGGTCACGGTGACATGAGGCAGGAG CCAAAGAGAAGATCAGCCAGACTGTCTGCT ATGCCTGTGCCCATTATGCCAGAGTTGAAGCCCAAAAGAACATCAACTACAAGG aaaatgaaaacaaaaactgatatgATGGAAAAAACCACAGATACAAGTACCAAAACCATAGTTGAAACCACGCAAGAAGAAGTTGTTAAAGAATACAATGAAAATGCTGAAAATGGAGAAGCCACAATTATAGAG GCACCAGCTCCTGAAAAAGAACGTGaggaagtaaaagaagaaaaaattgaagatattgaagaagaaggaggaaaaaagacaaaaacagtcgcagcagaaggaaaaaatgaaaaagatcagaaaggagatggagaagaTCAAatcaaggaagaagagaaaggagaagatgCAAAAGAGGACAAAGATGGAAAAGATGatgaagatggaaaaaagaaagaagatggaaaagaggaagaagaccaAAAAGAGAATGGAGATGAAAAAGAGGGTGAAGATGTAAAAGGGAAAAGAGTTGACAAAGAGGAAGAAgaccaaaagaagaaagatgaaaaacaggGTGAAGACggaaagggggaaagagaagaTGGCAGTGAATCtgaaggtgaaaaagataaagaagatgaagaacagggagaagacagaaaagaggaTGAAGATGGGAAAGAGGGTGAAGATGAAAAAGAGGATGAGGatggaaaagaggagaaacaTGGAAAAGGGGAGGAacatggaaaagaggaaaaagatgaagatggaaatgaagaggaagatgggaaagagaaagaagatgaaaaagagggcaaagatggaaaacaggaagaagatggaaaagaaaaaaatgaaaaaggagataggaaagatggaagagatgggaaagaagataaaaacaaggCTGAAGTTGAAAAAGAAGTAGCCGAAAAAGAAGAGGTCaaaaaaggagatggaaaaaaagaagagtctcAGAGTATTATTTAA